A single Streptomyces sannanensis DNA region contains:
- a CDS encoding cystathionine gamma-lyase — translation MSIGDGTRVVRAGLPEPVKYEPALPGPVFAAHYHLPGEPTGGYTYGRDENPTWTHLEDAIGELEAPGEDVHTIVFASGMAAVSAVLLSHARSGDIVVLPDDGYQALPLVREQLEGYGVTVRTAPTGGDAQLRVLDGAKLLWIETPSNPGLDVCDVRRLADAAHAAGALVAVDNTLATPLGQQPLELGADFSVASGTKGLTGHGDLLLGYVTCRDAEPAARVRRWRKVVGAIPGPMEAWLAHRSLATLQLRADRQAANALALAEALSRRPEVCGLRYPGLPSDPSHPVAARQMRRFGCVVSFVLPDRDHAERFLEGLSLVDDATSFGGVRSTAERRGRWGGDAVPEGFIRLSVGVEDADDLVTDVERALDEAAWQ, via the coding sequence ATGAGCATCGGGGACGGCACCCGGGTGGTGCGCGCCGGACTGCCCGAGCCGGTGAAGTACGAACCGGCCCTCCCGGGACCGGTCTTCGCCGCCCACTATCACCTGCCCGGCGAGCCCACCGGCGGGTACACCTACGGCCGCGACGAGAACCCCACCTGGACGCATCTGGAAGACGCCATCGGCGAGCTGGAGGCCCCTGGGGAGGACGTGCACACCATCGTCTTCGCCTCCGGCATGGCCGCCGTCTCGGCGGTGCTGCTCTCCCATGCCCGCTCCGGTGACATCGTCGTCCTGCCGGACGACGGCTATCAGGCACTGCCGCTGGTACGCGAGCAGCTGGAGGGGTACGGCGTCACCGTGCGCACGGCACCCACCGGGGGTGACGCACAGCTGCGGGTTCTCGACGGGGCGAAGCTGCTGTGGATCGAGACGCCTTCCAACCCCGGCCTCGACGTGTGCGACGTGCGGCGGCTGGCCGACGCCGCGCATGCCGCGGGCGCGCTGGTCGCCGTCGACAACACCCTCGCCACCCCGCTCGGGCAGCAGCCGCTCGAGCTGGGCGCCGACTTCTCAGTGGCCAGCGGCACGAAGGGACTGACCGGACACGGCGATCTACTGCTCGGGTACGTGACCTGCCGGGACGCGGAGCCGGCGGCACGGGTACGCCGGTGGCGCAAGGTCGTCGGCGCCATCCCCGGCCCCATGGAGGCGTGGCTGGCGCACCGCTCGCTCGCCACGCTGCAGCTGCGCGCCGACCGGCAGGCCGCGAACGCCCTGGCGCTCGCCGAGGCTCTGTCCCGGCGGCCCGAGGTCTGCGGGCTGCGCTATCCGGGACTGCCGTCCGACCCTTCGCATCCGGTGGCGGCACGCCAGATGCGCCGCTTCGGGTGTGTGGTCTCCTTCGTGCTGCCCGACCGCGACCATGCCGAGCGCTTCCTGGAAGGGCTGAGTCTGGTGGACGACGCGACGAGCTTCGGCGGAGTACGGTCCACCGCGGAGCGGCGCGGGCGGTGGGGCGGCGACGCCGTACCGGAGGGCTTCATCCGCTTGTCCGTCGGCGTGGAGGACGCCGACGACCTGGTGACGGATGTCGAGCGGGCGCTGGACGAGGCCGCCTGGCAGTAG
- a CDS encoding cupin domain-containing protein has protein sequence MKSFRLDELETERAANEGAYLQFLRERNMSVGLYALNAGEHDPQRPHHQDEVYFVVSGRASITVGMETTQVARGSVVYVPAGVAHRFHHITEDLRVLVVFSPPES, from the coding sequence ATGAAGTCATTCCGGCTGGACGAACTCGAGACGGAGCGCGCCGCCAATGAGGGGGCATATCTGCAGTTCCTGCGGGAGCGGAACATGTCCGTCGGGCTGTACGCGCTGAATGCGGGCGAGCATGATCCGCAGCGTCCGCACCATCAGGACGAGGTCTATTTCGTCGTCAGCGGGCGTGCCTCGATCACGGTCGGGATGGAGACCACGCAGGTGGCCCGCGGCAGCGTGGTGTACGTGCCGGCCGGTGTGGCCCACAGGTTCCACCACATCACCGAGGATCTCAGGGTGCTCGTGGTCTTCTCTCCGCCGGAGAGCTGA
- a CDS encoding LysR family transcriptional regulator: MDLALLRTFVTVHRAGSFTRAAALLGLSQPAVTSQIRALERQLGRPLFLRQARGVTPTTIGDELAHRAAPHLDALVEIAEAGLDEESGARSLHLAGPPEFTSVRALPALTPLIAQGLALRASFGNAEEALEGLAAGHHDLAIATARPRGGLLTATPLCDEEHVLVAAPRWAAGLGPGVLRRKGPGVLEQCPVVEVHESLPFVARYWAAVFDARPAAAGTVIAPDLRAVLEAVTVGAGLGVLPRYLCEDALERGEVVSLLDPLVPPLRTYFLAVRTGTLALPHIARAHEWLLRAAADWT, translated from the coding sequence ATGGATCTCGCCCTGCTGCGTACCTTCGTCACCGTGCACCGGGCCGGATCCTTCACCAGAGCGGCTGCCCTGCTCGGTCTCTCGCAGCCCGCGGTGACCAGCCAGATCCGGGCCCTGGAACGGCAGTTGGGCCGCCCCCTCTTCCTGCGCCAGGCCCGCGGCGTGACCCCGACGACCATCGGCGACGAGTTGGCGCACCGGGCCGCGCCGCACCTGGATGCGCTCGTCGAGATCGCCGAGGCAGGCCTGGACGAGGAGTCGGGCGCACGCAGCCTCCACCTGGCCGGACCGCCCGAGTTCACCTCCGTACGCGCCCTGCCGGCACTCACCCCCCTCATCGCGCAGGGCCTGGCGCTGCGGGCCTCCTTCGGCAACGCCGAGGAAGCCCTGGAGGGCCTCGCAGCCGGGCACCACGACCTGGCCATAGCCACCGCCCGGCCGCGCGGCGGGCTCCTCACCGCCACCCCTCTCTGCGACGAGGAACACGTCCTGGTGGCCGCCCCTCGCTGGGCCGCCGGGCTCGGACCGGGTGTACTGCGACGCAAGGGGCCCGGTGTGCTGGAACAGTGCCCCGTGGTGGAAGTGCACGAGTCCTTGCCGTTCGTCGCCCGCTACTGGGCCGCCGTCTTCGACGCCCGGCCCGCGGCGGCAGGCACCGTCATCGCCCCCGACCTCCGGGCCGTCCTGGAGGCCGTGACCGTCGGCGCCGGGCTCGGCGTACTGCCGCGCTATCTGTGCGAGGACGCCCTGGAGCGGGGTGAAGTGGTTTCCCTGCTCGACCCCCTGGTACCTCCGCTGCGCACCTACTTCCTCGCGGTGCGCACCGGCACACTCGCGCTGCCGCACATCGCGCGGGCGCACGAATGGCTGCTGCGCGCTGCCGCCGACTGGACCTGA
- a CDS encoding metallophosphoesterase, which produces MVEGSMTQGAGQGPVVRTATLRDFRVPPYAQTPVPPSDAPAHPGSPFPDGEFPEGYTPTARDLPVIRRGDTVQVQTVPDPGPVPDGLGPLYVVGDVHGYLDELLAALREQGLIDADGHWAAGNTRLWFLGDFTDRGPDGIGVIDLVMRLSAEAAAAGGYCKALMGNHELLLIGAKRFADTPVNSGAGTATFQAAWLLNGGQKADMDRLQDVHLQWMSRLDAVVQEEGHLLLHSDTTAYLEYGSTIEDVNDTVHEILNRGDADECWDLFRKFTKRFAFRDDAGPQAVRELLGAYGGNRIVHGHSPIPYLLGEVGSEDGDEGSGPSVEGPHVYADGLAIAMDGGVTMAGKLLVVRLPLDN; this is translated from the coding sequence CCGGTCAGGGACCCGTGGTGCGGACGGCGACGTTGCGTGACTTCCGCGTACCGCCGTACGCGCAGACGCCCGTGCCGCCCTCCGACGCACCTGCACATCCCGGCAGCCCCTTCCCCGACGGCGAGTTCCCGGAGGGCTACACCCCCACCGCCCGCGACCTCCCGGTGATCCGCCGGGGCGACACCGTCCAGGTGCAGACCGTGCCCGACCCCGGCCCGGTTCCCGACGGCCTCGGGCCGCTCTACGTCGTCGGCGATGTCCACGGCTACCTCGACGAACTCCTGGCCGCCCTCCGGGAACAGGGCCTCATCGACGCCGACGGCCACTGGGCGGCCGGCAACACCCGCCTCTGGTTCCTCGGCGACTTCACCGACCGCGGCCCGGACGGCATCGGCGTCATCGACCTCGTCATGCGGCTGTCCGCCGAGGCCGCGGCCGCCGGCGGCTACTGCAAAGCCCTGATGGGCAACCACGAACTGCTGCTCATCGGCGCCAAGCGGTTCGCCGACACGCCCGTCAACTCGGGGGCCGGCACCGCCACTTTCCAGGCCGCCTGGCTCCTCAACGGCGGCCAGAAGGCCGACATGGACCGGCTCCAGGACGTCCACCTGCAGTGGATGTCCCGGCTCGACGCGGTCGTCCAGGAGGAGGGCCATCTGCTCCTGCACTCCGACACCACCGCCTATCTCGAGTACGGATCCACCATCGAGGACGTCAACGACACCGTCCACGAGATCCTCAACCGGGGCGACGCGGACGAGTGCTGGGACCTTTTCCGCAAGTTCACCAAGCGCTTCGCGTTCCGCGACGACGCGGGCCCTCAGGCCGTACGGGAACTCCTCGGCGCGTACGGCGGCAACCGCATCGTCCACGGCCACAGCCCCATCCCCTACCTGCTCGGCGAAGTCGGCTCCGAGGACGGCGACGAGGGCAGCGGACCCTCCGTCGAAGGCCCCCACGTGTATGCGGACGGACTTGCGATCGCGATGGACGGCGGAGTGACCATGGCCGGAAAGCTGCTGGTCGTAAGGCTTCCCCTGGATAACTGA
- a CDS encoding glycosyltransferase, with amino-acid sequence MNQSICLCMIVKNEAAVIERCLASVRHLLTTWVISDTGSTDGTQDLIRKALAGIPGELYEEPWVDFGHNRTLNIQHARGKADYLLTIDADHVMRQDAPLPRLTADSYMIRYDGLVQHRFKHLMRGDIAWYYHGVTHEYPTTDERDLQENLDALVIEDQADGGCRHEKFERDARLLRAEFERDPGNTRTVFYLAQTVRDLGELEESASLYERRAAMGGWAEEVYYSLFQVGVIKAGTGDWPGAMDAFSRAWEARPQRLEACYQLASQLRTMGRHHAAHAFASAGLDKKAPGDLLFTQPWVYRWGLLFEYSITSYWVGDYAASLQACDRLLAMPDLPAKFREQTLLNREFAAKRVTVQLTVAKALAPKGRTTKARHTGARAAR; translated from the coding sequence GTGAATCAGTCCATCTGCCTTTGCATGATCGTCAAGAACGAGGCAGCCGTCATCGAACGGTGCCTCGCCTCAGTACGCCATCTGCTGACCACCTGGGTGATCTCGGACACCGGCTCCACCGACGGCACCCAGGACCTGATCCGTAAGGCACTCGCGGGAATTCCGGGCGAACTGTACGAGGAGCCCTGGGTCGACTTCGGCCACAACCGGACGCTGAACATCCAGCACGCGCGTGGCAAGGCCGACTACCTGCTCACCATCGACGCCGACCATGTCATGCGCCAGGACGCCCCCCTGCCGCGGCTGACCGCCGACTCGTACATGATCCGGTACGACGGCCTCGTACAGCACCGCTTCAAGCACCTGATGCGTGGCGACATCGCCTGGTACTACCACGGTGTCACACACGAATACCCCACCACCGACGAGCGGGACCTCCAGGAGAACCTCGACGCGCTCGTGATCGAGGACCAGGCCGACGGAGGCTGTCGGCACGAGAAGTTCGAACGTGACGCGCGCCTGCTGCGCGCCGAGTTCGAACGTGATCCCGGCAATACACGCACCGTCTTCTATCTGGCGCAGACCGTACGCGACCTGGGCGAGCTCGAGGAGTCGGCCTCCCTCTACGAGCGCCGCGCCGCGATGGGGGGCTGGGCGGAAGAGGTGTACTACTCGCTGTTCCAGGTCGGCGTCATCAAGGCCGGTACCGGCGACTGGCCGGGGGCCATGGACGCGTTCTCACGCGCCTGGGAAGCACGTCCGCAGCGACTCGAGGCCTGTTACCAGCTGGCGTCGCAGCTGCGCACGATGGGCCGCCATCACGCCGCCCACGCCTTCGCCTCCGCCGGGCTCGACAAGAAGGCTCCGGGCGACCTGCTGTTCACCCAGCCATGGGTGTACCGCTGGGGACTGCTCTTCGAATACTCGATCACCTCCTACTGGGTGGGCGACTACGCCGCCTCCCTCCAGGCATGTGACCGTCTTCTCGCCATGCCCGACCTGCCCGCGAAATTCCGCGAGCAGACCCTTCTCAACCGTGAGTTCGCCGCGAAGCGTGTGACGGTGCAGCTCACGGTGGCGAAGGCCCTGGCCCCCAAGGGCCGGACGACCAAGGCGAGGCACACGGGCGCGAGGGCGGCCAGGTGA
- a CDS encoding phage holin family protein, translating to MNNFVVKTIANAAALAVAIWLLPDITLTGDNTGRKMLTLVLVALLFGLVNVVVKPVVKLLTVPLFILTLGLITLVVNALMLMLTSGLAGKLDLNFHVQGFGTAVLGGLIISIVSWAMNVVLPDDKD from the coding sequence ATGAACAATTTCGTAGTCAAGACGATCGCCAATGCGGCGGCTCTCGCGGTGGCGATCTGGCTGCTCCCGGACATCACCCTCACCGGTGACAACACCGGGCGCAAGATGCTGACACTGGTTCTGGTGGCACTCCTCTTCGGCCTCGTGAACGTCGTCGTCAAGCCGGTGGTCAAGCTCCTCACAGTGCCGCTGTTCATCCTCACCCTCGGCCTGATCACCCTGGTGGTCAACGCTCTCATGCTGATGCTGACCTCCGGTCTGGCAGGCAAACTCGATCTGAACTTCCACGTCCAGGGGTTCGGTACGGCCGTGCTCGGCGGCCTGATCATCTCCATCGTGTCCTGGGCGATGAACGTCGTCCTGCCCGACGACAAGGACTGA
- a CDS encoding low molecular weight protein-tyrosine-phosphatase, producing MPRSPEEQPPAPRPPYRVCFVCTGNICRSPMAEAVFRARLEEAGLGALVEVDSAGTGGWFEGRGADSRAVSVLEEHGYASGHVARRFLASWFPLLDLVIALEEGHLRELRRLAPTPADAAKVRLLRAYDPRASRDLDVPDPYYGRREDFEKCLRMVEVASEGLLAAVRTTIEERAA from the coding sequence ATGCCGCGCTCCCCCGAGGAACAGCCCCCAGCCCCCCGGCCCCCGTACCGCGTCTGCTTCGTCTGCACCGGGAACATCTGCCGCTCCCCCATGGCCGAAGCCGTCTTCCGTGCCCGTCTCGAGGAGGCGGGGCTCGGCGCTCTCGTCGAGGTGGACAGCGCCGGCACCGGCGGCTGGTTCGAGGGCCGCGGAGCCGACTCGCGCGCCGTCTCGGTGCTCGAGGAGCACGGCTACGCCTCCGGCCATGTCGCGCGCCGCTTCCTGGCCTCCTGGTTCCCGCTCCTCGATCTGGTGATCGCCCTCGAGGAGGGCCATCTGCGGGAGCTGCGCCGCCTCGCACCGACGCCCGCGGACGCCGCGAAGGTGCGGCTGCTGCGCGCGTACGACCCGCGCGCCTCCCGGGACCTGGATGTGCCGGACCCGTACTACGGCCGCCGTGAGGACTTCGAGAAGTGCCTGAGAATGGTGGAGGTGGCGAGCGAGGGACTCCTCGCCGCCGTCCGGACAACGATCGAGGAGCGTGCGGCATGA
- a CDS encoding YibE/F family protein has product MTSTEPHTHGHSHSHGPAAPVSKHLRKVVAAVLIPFATAVFVALVALWPGGAPEHERTGVGFDRQTQDATVVRLDKVDCRDVNAAAAPPAGGVTTPQGPEAQQARTGKCGKATIEVTSGPDKGRTFTEIIQPDAPRQLRQGQDVVVAYAPDAPRELQYSVIDVNRGFPMTLLAGIFAVAVVVVGRMRGVMALIALAVSFAVLTLFILPAILQGSNPLVVAVVGASAIMLISLYMCHGLNARTSVAVLGTLVSLVLIGLLGSLFIGWASLTGNTDDNTGLIHGLYPNIDMSGLLLAGIIIGSLGVLDDVTVTQTSAVWELHQADPSMGVRRLYRAGLRIGQDHIASVVNTLVLAYAGAALPLLLLFTIAQSSVGAVANSELVAEEIVRTLVGSIGLVASVPVTTAMAALVVSADRPVAAPATGVRGGRGRRRKGRSVPPGPRTPVHQSLREDDEDMNFRTT; this is encoded by the coding sequence GTGACCTCCACGGAACCGCATACGCACGGACACTCGCACAGCCACGGGCCGGCCGCGCCCGTTTCGAAGCATCTCCGCAAGGTCGTCGCGGCGGTGCTGATTCCTTTTGCCACAGCCGTCTTTGTGGCTCTGGTCGCCCTGTGGCCGGGCGGCGCTCCCGAACACGAGCGCACCGGCGTGGGGTTCGACCGGCAGACCCAGGACGCCACGGTCGTACGGCTCGACAAGGTCGACTGCAGGGACGTCAACGCCGCGGCGGCCCCGCCGGCCGGCGGCGTCACGACGCCTCAGGGACCCGAGGCGCAGCAGGCTCGGACTGGAAAGTGCGGCAAGGCGACCATCGAGGTCACCAGCGGCCCGGACAAGGGCCGCACCTTCACCGAGATCATCCAGCCGGACGCCCCTCGCCAACTGCGCCAGGGGCAGGACGTGGTGGTCGCGTACGCGCCGGACGCGCCCCGCGAGCTTCAGTACTCGGTGATCGACGTGAACCGAGGGTTCCCGATGACCCTGCTCGCCGGGATCTTCGCGGTAGCGGTGGTCGTGGTAGGGCGGATGCGCGGGGTGATGGCGCTGATCGCGCTGGCGGTGAGCTTCGCCGTGCTGACGCTGTTCATTCTTCCCGCGATACTCCAGGGGTCGAATCCGCTGGTTGTGGCAGTGGTCGGGGCGAGCGCCATCATGCTGATCTCGCTCTACATGTGCCATGGCCTGAACGCCCGTACATCGGTGGCCGTGCTCGGCACGCTTGTCTCGCTGGTCCTGATCGGACTGCTCGGCTCGCTGTTCATCGGCTGGGCGAGCCTGACCGGGAACACCGACGACAACACCGGTCTGATCCATGGCCTTTACCCGAACATCGACATGAGCGGCCTGCTGCTGGCCGGCATCATCATCGGCTCACTGGGCGTCCTCGACGATGTGACGGTCACCCAGACCTCGGCGGTCTGGGAGCTGCACCAGGCGGATCCCTCCATGGGGGTGCGCAGGCTTTACCGGGCGGGGCTGCGGATCGGCCAGGACCACATCGCCTCGGTGGTCAATACGCTCGTGCTGGCCTACGCGGGTGCGGCGTTGCCGCTGCTGCTGCTCTTCACGATCGCGCAGAGCAGCGTGGGGGCGGTGGCCAACAGCGAGCTGGTGGCGGAGGAGATCGTACGGACACTGGTGGGGTCGATCGGTCTGGTCGCCTCTGTGCCGGTGACCACGGCCATGGCCGCCCTCGTGGTCTCCGCCGACCGGCCCGTGGCCGCCCCTGCGACAGGTGTCCGGGGTGGCCGGGGGCGGCGCCGCAAGGGGCGATCCGTGCCTCCGGGCCCCCGGACACCGGTTCACCAGTCGCTGCGTGAGGACGACGAGGACATGAATTTCCGTACGACGTAG
- a CDS encoding DUF5326 family protein: MAVREIFAGMPWWVKWVAVPVIALIVFGGLILNLVGFVIGLLFKVLVFVALVGGLVYVVRKFMSSSSSRSDW, translated from the coding sequence ATGGCCGTACGGGAGATATTCGCGGGAATGCCCTGGTGGGTGAAGTGGGTTGCCGTACCGGTCATCGCGCTGATCGTGTTCGGCGGGCTCATCCTCAATCTGGTGGGTTTCGTCATCGGGCTGCTGTTCAAGGTTCTGGTGTTCGTCGCCCTGGTCGGCGGGCTTGTCTACGTCGTACGGAAATTCATGTCCTCGTCGTCCTCACGCAGCGACTGGTGA
- a CDS encoding NUDIX hydrolase: MTGSDIPGGQNPTPPRPVVKRTARAILLDGDDLILIKRTKPGMAPYWITPGGGVEAEDATVTDALHREVDEELGAKITDVVPCFVDTVEHIAGGGVTGVKVQHFFICRLASMDASRRHGPEVEEPSGEYEIVRVPFTRVGIAAVYLVPLSLRHYLDGNIEGVRAMHAPDLG; this comes from the coding sequence ATGACCGGCAGCGACATCCCTGGGGGACAGAACCCCACACCCCCGAGGCCAGTGGTCAAGCGCACCGCCCGCGCCATCCTCCTCGACGGCGACGATCTGATCCTCATCAAGCGGACCAAGCCGGGCATGGCCCCGTACTGGATCACGCCAGGTGGCGGGGTCGAGGCGGAGGACGCGACCGTCACCGACGCCCTGCACCGTGAGGTGGACGAGGAGCTCGGCGCCAAGATCACGGATGTGGTGCCCTGCTTCGTGGACACCGTCGAGCACATCGCCGGCGGCGGAGTGACCGGCGTGAAGGTGCAGCACTTCTTCATCTGCCGGCTGGCGTCGATGGACGCCAGCCGGCGGCACGGACCGGAAGTCGAGGAACCATCGGGTGAGTATGAGATCGTCCGGGTGCCCTTCACCCGGGTCGGGATCGCCGCGGTCTATCTGGTGCCGCTGTCCCTACGGCACTACCTCGACGGCAACATCGAGGGTGTACGGGCGATGCACGCACCGGACCTCGGCTGA
- a CDS encoding GNAT family N-acetyltransferase, protein MPISLSELPIRRLTTDDLSSCADLSEDRGWPREEHKWGLLLATGTGYGIDDPGGKGLVTACMLTSYGPDLAAIGMVLVAERYARQGVGRRLMKHVLQEAGNTPLTLHATPNGQPLYEELGFATTGRAEMVRGHFRPSGPGPAVTTRPATAEDLPAILRLDAEAFGVDRTHMITRLPAFADQLRIAEDEQGITGYASAWPNMDTHVVGPLIARDTDTAKSLIASLAAGTDRPLRTDIDVRHKELLGWVKSHGLEPVVFNAVMTRGIPGLPGDWTRRFAPLTVAAG, encoded by the coding sequence ATGCCGATTTCGCTCTCCGAGCTTCCCATCCGGCGTCTGACCACGGATGACCTCAGCTCCTGCGCCGATCTGTCCGAGGACCGCGGCTGGCCGCGCGAGGAGCACAAGTGGGGCCTGCTGCTGGCCACGGGGACGGGATACGGCATCGACGACCCCGGCGGAAAGGGTTTGGTCACCGCCTGCATGCTCACCTCGTACGGTCCGGACCTCGCCGCCATCGGCATGGTCCTGGTCGCGGAGCGGTACGCCCGGCAGGGCGTCGGGCGCCGCCTGATGAAACATGTGCTCCAGGAGGCGGGGAACACCCCACTCACCCTGCACGCCACCCCCAACGGGCAACCGCTGTACGAGGAGCTGGGGTTCGCCACCACAGGACGGGCCGAAATGGTCCGCGGCCACTTCCGGCCCTCAGGGCCGGGGCCCGCGGTGACCACCCGCCCCGCAACCGCCGAGGACCTGCCGGCGATCCTGCGACTGGACGCCGAGGCGTTCGGCGTCGACCGCACCCACATGATCACGCGCCTGCCTGCCTTCGCGGACCAACTGCGGATCGCGGAGGATGAGCAGGGCATCACCGGATATGCGTCTGCGTGGCCGAACATGGACACGCATGTCGTCGGCCCCCTGATCGCACGCGACACGGACACGGCCAAGTCTCTGATCGCCTCCCTGGCCGCCGGTACGGACCGCCCGCTGCGCACAGACATCGACGTACGCCACAAAGAGCTGCTCGGCTGGGTGAAGTCGCACGGACTGGAGCCAGTCGTCTTCAACGCCGTGATGACCCGCGGCATCCCGGGTCTGCCCGGTGACTGGACGCGCCGCTTCGCGCCCCTGACGGTCGCGGCGGGCTGA
- the thiC gene encoding phosphomethylpyrimidine synthase ThiC, with the protein MTVQDARTPASSSSEGGKSIGWHKGYLEGSRPDIRVPVRQVHLTNGKDVTLYDTSGPYTDPSVETDVRRGLPPLRENWIIGRGDTEEYVGRPVRPEDDGIKHTSPRGGLRNLDAVFPGRPRQPRRGRDGRAVTQLAYALRGEITPEMEYVAVRENVSPEVVREEIAAGRAVLPANVNHPEIEPMIIGKRFLVKVNANIGNSAVTSSIEEEVEKMTWATRWGADTVMDLSTGRNIHTTREWVLRNSPVPIGTVPLYQALEKVDGKAEELTWEIYKDTVIEQAEQGVDYMTVHAGVLLRYVPLTARRKTGIVSRGGSIMAAWCLAHHKENFLYTNFEELCEILAAYDVTYSLGDGLRPGSIADANDDAQFAELKTLGELNTIAKRRGVQTMIEGPGHVPMHKIKENIDLQQEICEEAPFYTLGPLTTDVAPAYDHITSGIGAAMIAWWGTAMLCYVTPKEHLGLPNRDDVKTGVITYKIAAHAADLAKGHPGAQEWDDALSDARFEFRWEDQFNLALDPDTAREFHDETLPAEPAKTAHFCSMCGPKFCSMKISQDIRREHGGTSEEIEAGMAEKSKEFAAAGNRVYLPLAD; encoded by the coding sequence ATGACCGTTCAGGACGCACGCACGCCTGCCTCCAGTTCGAGCGAGGGCGGCAAGTCCATCGGCTGGCACAAGGGATACCTCGAGGGCTCACGCCCCGACATCCGGGTGCCGGTCCGTCAGGTGCACCTCACGAACGGCAAGGACGTGACGCTGTACGACACGTCCGGCCCGTACACCGACCCGTCCGTCGAGACCGACGTCCGCCGAGGCCTCCCGCCGCTGCGCGAGAACTGGATCATCGGGCGCGGCGACACCGAGGAGTACGTGGGCCGTCCGGTCCGCCCCGAGGACGACGGGATCAAGCACACCTCGCCGCGCGGCGGGCTGCGCAATCTCGACGCCGTCTTCCCCGGCCGGCCGCGCCAGCCCCGCCGGGGCCGGGACGGCCGGGCCGTGACCCAGCTGGCGTACGCGCTCCGGGGCGAGATCACCCCGGAGATGGAGTACGTCGCGGTCCGCGAGAACGTCTCCCCCGAGGTCGTACGGGAGGAAATCGCGGCGGGCCGTGCCGTGCTGCCGGCCAACGTCAACCACCCGGAGATCGAGCCGATGATCATCGGCAAGCGCTTCCTGGTGAAGGTCAATGCCAACATCGGCAACTCCGCCGTGACCTCCTCCATCGAGGAGGAGGTGGAGAAGATGACCTGGGCGACCCGCTGGGGCGCGGACACGGTCATGGACCTCTCCACCGGCCGCAACATCCACACCACCCGCGAGTGGGTGCTGCGCAATTCCCCCGTCCCGATCGGTACCGTCCCGCTCTACCAGGCCCTCGAGAAGGTCGACGGCAAGGCCGAGGAGCTGACCTGGGAGATCTACAAGGACACGGTCATCGAGCAGGCCGAGCAGGGCGTCGACTACATGACCGTCCACGCGGGTGTGCTGCTGCGGTATGTCCCGTTGACCGCGCGCCGCAAGACCGGCATCGTCTCCCGCGGCGGCTCGATCATGGCCGCGTGGTGCCTGGCGCACCACAAGGAGAACTTCCTCTACACGAACTTCGAGGAGCTCTGCGAGATCCTCGCGGCGTACGACGTGACGTACTCGCTCGGCGACGGCCTGCGGCCCGGCTCGATCGCCGACGCCAATGACGACGCGCAGTTCGCGGAGCTGAAGACGCTCGGTGAGCTCAACACGATCGCCAAGCGACGGGGTGTCCAGACCATGATCGAGGGCCCGGGTCATGTCCCGATGCACAAGATCAAGGAGAACATCGACCTCCAGCAGGAGATCTGCGAGGAGGCGCCCTTCTACACGCTCGGCCCGCTGACCACGGATGTCGCACCGGCGTACGACCACATCACGTCCGGCATCGGCGCGGCGATGATCGCCTGGTGGGGCACGGCCATGCTCTGCTATGTCACGCCCAAGGAGCACCTGGGCCTGCCGAACCGCGACGACGTGAAGACCGGCGTCATCACGTACAAGATCGCGGCCCATGCGGCGGACCTCGCCAAGGGCCACCCCGGCGCGCAGGAGTGGGACGATGCGCTGTCGGACGCCCGCTTCGAGTTCCGCTGGGAGGACCAGTTCAATCTGGCGCTGGACCCGGACACGGCGCGCGAGTTCCACGACGAGACGCTGCCCGCCGAGCCGGCCAAGACCGCGCACTTCTGTTCGATGTGCGGTCCGAAGTTCTGCTCGATGAAGATCTCGCAGGACATCCGGCGTGAGCACGGCGGTACGTCGGAGGAGATCGAGGCCGGAATGGCGGAGAAGTCCAAGGAGTTCGCCGCCGCCGGCAACCGGGTCTATCTGCCGCTGGCGGACTGA